Proteins encoded by one window of Pseudonocardia sp. HH130629-09:
- a CDS encoding glycosyltransferase family 4 protein, translating into MYVVVPAGIDDPRSPSGGNRYDRSVCAAFDRPVREAAVAGCWPDPDRAALDRLDAVLAAVPDGASVLLDGLVACAAPRILARHAGRVRAVVLVHLPLGDEHGLAPAVAADRRARERATLHAAAAVVTTSEWTARRVIRLHQLPAARVHVASPGVDAAPIASAHPAGTRLLAVGALTPTKGHDVLVEALARVADRDWTLRLAGPLDRDPAHTAAVRAAADRHGLTDRITLTGPLTGPVLDAAYASADLLVLPSRTETYGMVVTEALTRAVPVVACDVGGVPEALGGGGLLVAPADPDALAGAIRAWLTDPTLRADLRAAARGRRDRLDGWADTARALGAVLP; encoded by the coding sequence GTGTACGTCGTCGTCCCCGCGGGGATCGACGACCCGCGCTCCCCGAGCGGCGGGAACCGCTACGACCGCAGCGTCTGCGCCGCGTTCGACCGCCCCGTGCGGGAGGCCGCCGTCGCGGGCTGCTGGCCGGACCCGGACCGGGCCGCCCTCGACCGCCTCGACGCGGTGCTCGCCGCCGTCCCGGACGGCGCGTCGGTACTGCTCGACGGCCTCGTCGCCTGCGCAGCGCCGCGGATCCTCGCCCGCCACGCCGGCCGGGTGCGCGCCGTCGTCCTGGTGCACCTGCCGCTGGGCGACGAGCACGGGCTCGCCCCGGCGGTCGCTGCGGACCGCCGGGCCCGGGAGCGCGCGACGCTGCACGCGGCGGCCGCCGTCGTCACCACCAGCGAATGGACCGCACGACGGGTGATCCGCCTGCACCAGCTGCCCGCCGCTCGCGTACACGTCGCGTCGCCGGGGGTGGACGCCGCCCCGATCGCGTCCGCGCACCCGGCCGGGACCCGGCTGCTCGCGGTCGGGGCGCTCACCCCGACGAAGGGGCACGACGTGCTGGTCGAGGCGCTCGCCCGGGTCGCCGACCGGGACTGGACCCTGCGCCTGGCGGGCCCGCTCGACCGCGACCCCGCGCACACCGCGGCCGTGCGCGCGGCGGCGGACCGGCACGGCCTGACCGACCGGATCACCCTCACCGGGCCGCTGACCGGCCCCGTCCTCGACGCCGCCTACGCGTCCGCGGACCTGCTCGTGCTGCCCTCGCGCACCGAGACCTACGGGATGGTCGTGACCGAGGCGCTGACCCGGGCCGTCCCGGTGGTCGCCTGCGACGTCGGCGGGGTGCCCGAGGCGCTCGGCGGTGGCGGGCTGCTCGTCGCACCCGCCGACCCGGACGCGCTGGCGGGTGCGATCCGGGCCTGGCTGACCGACCCGACGCTGCGTGCGGACCTGCGCGCCGCCGCCCGGGGGCGCCGGGACAGGCTCGACGGCTGGGCCGACACCGCCCGCGCCCTCGGTGCGGTGCTGCCGTGA
- a CDS encoding 6-pyruvoyl trahydropterin synthase family protein, with the protein MFSITVRDHVMVAHSLRGDVFGPAQQRHGATFLVDTTFRRPDLDPDGIVVDIGLATAQLAETLADLNHRDLDEHPEFVGVNTTTEFLARAIADRLADRIGAGELGGHADGLTGLTVTLHESHIAWASYERDL; encoded by the coding sequence TTGTTCAGCATCACCGTCCGCGACCACGTCATGGTGGCGCACAGCCTGCGCGGCGATGTCTTCGGACCGGCGCAGCAACGACACGGCGCGACCTTCCTCGTCGACACCACCTTCCGGCGCCCCGACCTGGACCCGGACGGGATCGTCGTCGACATCGGGCTGGCCACCGCGCAGCTCGCCGAGACGCTCGCCGACCTCAACCACCGCGACCTCGACGAGCACCCCGAGTTCGTGGGTGTCAACACGACCACCGAGTTCCTGGCCCGCGCGATCGCGGACCGGCTCGCCGACCGCATCGGGGCCGGGGAGCTCGGCGGCCACGCCGACGGGCTGACCGGCCTCACGGTCACGTTGCACGAGTCGCACATCGCGTGGGCGAGCTACGAGCGGGACCTGTGA
- a CDS encoding MFS transporter, with translation MTVTTTCAQPGTSSSTDRPWWATALTGAAVIALCYGVARYAYGLFVPRFTVSFGLAPADVGVLGGLSTAGYVLGLLAAPALAARSARRTTLVAGAAAAAGLLLMALAPGVVLFGAGIVVAGAGAGLASPGVAQLVVERVGASARDRAQTWANTGTGAGLALTACTPLLPGDWRIVWLAFGLAAVVVTGLAARLLPRGDGVPVRPERAHGRVLPLLAGAALLGVVSAPYWTFSTARVGELGAGPVVATVAWCAIGLVGLLGGTVGRAVQRYGLRPVGLVVWTLFSVGISLLALPEPGVAGAVVSAGLFGAGFMGLTGLCILWAAHAVPAAPARAVTWAFLALGVGQTLGSPSAGLLAGRIGLAGTFAVAAGVGLLAWAQLHPRLAPPDAGRVRTPTSPGADGPHRGRGISAGRPRGRGRA, from the coding sequence ATGACCGTGACCACGACCTGCGCGCAGCCCGGCACCTCCTCGTCGACCGACCGGCCCTGGTGGGCGACCGCGTTGACCGGCGCGGCGGTGATCGCGCTCTGCTACGGCGTCGCCCGCTACGCCTACGGCCTGTTCGTCCCCCGCTTCACCGTGTCGTTCGGGCTGGCCCCGGCCGACGTCGGCGTGCTCGGCGGGCTCTCGACGGCCGGCTACGTGCTGGGGCTGCTCGCCGCGCCGGCGCTGGCCGCGCGGTCGGCGCGGCGGACGACGCTGGTCGCCGGCGCAGCGGCCGCGGCCGGGCTGCTGCTCATGGCGCTCGCCCCGGGGGTCGTGCTGTTCGGGGCGGGGATCGTCGTCGCCGGTGCCGGGGCCGGGCTGGCGTCGCCCGGGGTGGCCCAGCTCGTCGTCGAGCGGGTCGGCGCGTCCGCCCGGGACCGGGCGCAGACCTGGGCCAACACCGGGACCGGGGCGGGGCTCGCGCTGACCGCGTGCACGCCGTTGCTGCCCGGGGACTGGCGGATCGTCTGGCTCGCCTTCGGTCTGGCGGCGGTCGTCGTCACGGGCCTCGCGGCCCGGCTGCTGCCGCGTGGCGACGGCGTGCCCGTGCGGCCGGAGCGCGCGCACGGCCGGGTGCTGCCGCTGCTGGCCGGGGCCGCGCTGCTGGGCGTGGTGAGCGCGCCGTACTGGACGTTCTCGACGGCGCGGGTCGGCGAGCTCGGGGCCGGGCCGGTCGTCGCCACCGTCGCCTGGTGCGCGATCGGGCTGGTCGGCCTGCTCGGCGGCACCGTGGGGCGGGCGGTCCAGCGGTACGGGCTGCGCCCGGTGGGGCTGGTCGTCTGGACCCTGTTCTCGGTCGGGATCTCCCTGCTCGCGCTGCCGGAGCCCGGCGTCGCGGGGGCGGTGGTCTCGGCGGGGCTGTTCGGTGCGGGCTTCATGGGTCTGACCGGGCTGTGCATCCTCTGGGCGGCACACGCCGTCCCGGCGGCGCCGGCCCGGGCGGTGACCTGGGCCTTCCTCGCGCTCGGGGTCGGACAGACCCTCGGCTCGCCGTCGGCCGGTCTGCTGGCCGGCCGGATCGGGCTGGCGGGCACGTTCGCCGTCGCGGCCGGCGTGGGTCTGCTGGCGTGGGCGCAGCTGCACCCGCGGCTCGCACCGCCGGACGCCGGCCGGGTCCGAACGCCGACGTCCCCCGGTGCGGACGGGCCGCACCGGGGTCGGGGGATCAGCGCCGGGCGGCCGAGGGGGCGCGGCCGTGCGTGA
- a CDS encoding TetR/AcrR family transcriptional regulator, with translation MARTRRGDAGAKVLDTASRLFYRDGINAVGVDTIAAEAGVTKTALYTNFGSKDRLVVAYLRERDRRWQEEVDRITAGHASPRERVLAVVDAYESWQSRDGFRGCAFLNAASELPRLDHPAREVVRHHKAALRSYLQAQVDRLAPDGAAAALAGTLMILLEGAVATAVVEQGTGPFRAAREVVAGMLPAA, from the coding sequence ATGGCACGCACGCGGCGCGGGGACGCCGGGGCGAAGGTGCTGGACACGGCGTCGCGGCTCTTCTACCGCGACGGGATCAACGCGGTCGGCGTCGACACCATCGCCGCCGAGGCCGGGGTCACCAAGACAGCGCTGTACACCAACTTCGGCTCGAAGGACCGGCTCGTCGTCGCCTACCTGCGGGAGCGGGACCGCCGGTGGCAGGAGGAGGTCGACCGGATCACCGCCGGGCACGCGTCGCCGCGGGAGCGGGTCCTCGCCGTCGTCGACGCCTACGAGAGCTGGCAGTCCCGCGACGGGTTCCGGGGTTGCGCGTTCCTGAACGCCGCCTCCGAGTTGCCCCGCCTCGACCACCCGGCCCGGGAGGTCGTCCGGCACCACAAGGCGGCGCTGCGCAGCTACCTGCAGGCCCAGGTCGACCGCCTGGCACCGGACGGAGCTGCCGCGGCGCTCGCCGGGACGCTGATGATCCTGCTCGAGGGTGCGGTGGCCACAGCGGTGGTCGAGCAGGGGACGGGACCGTTCCGCGCCGCCCGCGAGGTGGTGGCCGGGATGCTCCCGGCAGCCTGA
- a CDS encoding MFS transporter, giving the protein MFAAQIVALVGTGLATVALGLLAYDLAGERAALVLGSALTIKMVAYVVVGPVVGAVADRVPRRLLMVSADAVRAAVVLVLPWVSEVWQILVLVGVLQVASATFTPVFQSVIPDVVPGEQDYSRALSATQLASSAETVLSPLLAAAAVAVVGYSSLFVGTCVGFVFSAVLVASTAVPPVAGRAQGGFATRLFLGMRLFRAVPQLRGLLALDVVVAAVGVVSLVTTVNVVRDLLGGTESDVGLLLAVSGAGTAVAAMVSPRVARRLPLRTTMLAGAGLSCLAAGATLVLAWAPSWTTAAVAWALIGAGPGWIMVNTGRLLRTSAGPGQRPALFSAQFSLSHACWLVTYPLTGWLAVGAGWSVTWSVLAVLAVAALVVAALVWPTTGADLVRHRHDVDHAHVVAARPAAHGWTHAHRLVVDEQHPHGSIPV; this is encoded by the coding sequence TTGTTCGCCGCGCAGATCGTCGCGCTGGTCGGGACCGGGCTCGCGACGGTCGCGCTCGGGCTGCTCGCCTACGACCTCGCCGGCGAGCGGGCAGCGCTGGTCCTCGGCTCGGCCTTGACGATCAAGATGGTGGCCTACGTCGTCGTCGGGCCGGTGGTCGGGGCCGTGGCCGACCGGGTGCCGCGGCGGCTCCTGATGGTCTCCGCCGACGCCGTCCGCGCGGCGGTGGTGCTCGTCCTGCCCTGGGTGTCCGAGGTCTGGCAGATCCTCGTGCTGGTCGGGGTGCTGCAGGTCGCGTCGGCGACGTTCACGCCGGTGTTCCAGTCGGTGATCCCGGACGTCGTCCCCGGTGAGCAGGACTACTCGCGGGCTCTGTCGGCCACGCAGCTGGCGAGCAGCGCCGAGACGGTCCTGAGCCCGCTGCTGGCTGCGGCGGCCGTCGCGGTGGTCGGCTACTCGTCGCTGTTCGTCGGGACCTGCGTGGGGTTCGTGTTCTCCGCGGTCCTGGTGGCGTCGACGGCCGTCCCACCGGTGGCGGGGCGGGCCCAGGGCGGCTTCGCGACCCGGCTGTTCCTCGGGATGCGGTTGTTCCGGGCGGTCCCACAGCTGCGCGGGCTGCTGGCGCTGGACGTCGTGGTGGCCGCGGTGGGGGTGGTGTCGCTGGTGACGACCGTCAACGTCGTCCGCGATCTGCTCGGCGGCACCGAGTCCGACGTCGGCCTGTTGCTCGCGGTGTCCGGTGCGGGGACGGCCGTCGCCGCGATGGTCTCCCCGCGCGTGGCGCGCCGGCTGCCGCTCCGAACGACGATGCTGGCCGGCGCCGGGCTCTCCTGTCTCGCGGCCGGGGCGACCCTGGTGCTGGCGTGGGCCCCGTCATGGACGACGGCGGCGGTGGCGTGGGCGCTGATCGGCGCCGGGCCCGGCTGGATCATGGTCAACACCGGCCGCCTGCTGCGGACCTCCGCCGGACCCGGCCAGCGGCCCGCCCTGTTCAGCGCGCAGTTCTCGCTCTCGCACGCCTGCTGGCTGGTCACCTACCCGCTCACCGGCTGGCTGGCGGTCGGAGCCGGCTGGTCGGTGACCTGGTCGGTCCTCGCCGTGCTGGCCGTCGCCGCTCTGGTCGTGGCGGCCCTGGTCTGGCCGACGACCGGTGCCGACCTCGTCCGGCACCGCCACGACGTCGACCACGCCCACGTCGTCGCGGCACGCCCGGCCGCCCACGGCTGGACGCACGCGCACCGGCTCGTCGTCGACGAGCAGCACCCGCACGGGTCGATCCCCGTCTGA
- a CDS encoding IS5/IS1182 family transposase: MLSYPSGMTVSSRALHVLSDALRAHRNQRRSRWRKLTCGRQALLVVAHLRKGETYADLACGFRVGTSTVYRYLREAIDLLAAMAPTLEQAIEVAVGKAFVILDGTLLRIDRVGMASGYDRGFYSGKHKCHGLNVQVIADPAGRLVWISPPLPGARHDMGAAREHGIVDALTEHRIPAAADTAYQGAGPTVAVPQRRRRLDPDTGRMRPLSQAQKEVNIAHARRRGPGERVNAELKNWKILRKIRSSPNQAGQLIAAVQTLMIANT, translated from the coding sequence GTGCTGTCTTACCCGTCCGGGATGACCGTGTCCAGCCGTGCCCTGCATGTGCTCTCCGACGCGCTGCGCGCGCACCGCAACCAGCGTCGGAGCCGGTGGCGGAAGCTGACGTGTGGCCGCCAGGCCCTGCTCGTGGTCGCCCACCTGCGCAAGGGCGAGACCTACGCCGATCTGGCCTGCGGTTTCCGGGTCGGCACCTCGACGGTGTACCGCTACCTGCGCGAGGCGATCGACCTGCTCGCCGCGATGGCCCCCACCCTCGAGCAGGCGATCGAGGTCGCCGTCGGCAAGGCGTTCGTGATCCTCGACGGCACCCTGCTGCGCATCGACCGCGTCGGCATGGCCTCGGGCTATGACCGCGGGTTCTACTCCGGCAAGCACAAGTGTCACGGGCTGAACGTGCAGGTCATCGCCGACCCGGCCGGCCGGCTGGTGTGGATCTCTCCGCCGCTGCCCGGAGCACGCCACGACATGGGCGCCGCCCGCGAGCACGGCATCGTCGACGCCCTGACCGAGCACCGGATCCCGGCAGCGGCAGACACCGCCTACCAGGGCGCCGGGCCCACGGTGGCGGTCCCGCAACGGCGGCGGCGCCTCGATCCCGACACCGGGCGGATGCGCCCGCTGTCGCAGGCGCAGAAAGAGGTCAACATCGCTCATGCCCGGCGTCGCGGACCGGGTGAGCGGGTCAACGCCGAGCTGAAGAACTGGAAGATCCTGCGCAAGATCCGCTCCAGCCCGAACCAGGCAGGACAGCTCATCGCCGCAGTTCAGACCCTCATGATCGCCAACACCTGA
- a CDS encoding GNAT family N-acetyltransferase: MRIVVDDLAGPEIAGLLAGHLDDMRAESPPDSVHALDLDGLRGPGVTVWSVHDDRHILLGCGALKELGPTDAEIKSMRTAPEARGRGTAAALLRHIIGVARERGHRTLYIETGSMEFFAPARRLYARHGFVRCPPFADYPDDPNSVHMRLDLPPE, translated from the coding sequence ATGCGCATCGTCGTCGACGACCTCGCCGGGCCCGAGATCGCCGGACTGCTCGCCGGGCATCTCGACGACATGCGCGCCGAGTCGCCGCCGGACAGCGTGCACGCCCTCGATCTGGACGGGCTGCGCGGACCCGGAGTGACCGTGTGGTCCGTCCACGACGATCGCCACATCCTGCTCGGCTGCGGAGCCCTGAAGGAGCTCGGGCCCACCGACGCCGAGATCAAGTCGATGCGCACCGCTCCAGAAGCGCGCGGACGCGGGACGGCGGCCGCGCTGCTCCGGCACATCATCGGCGTTGCTCGCGAACGCGGACATCGGACGCTCTACATCGAGACCGGGTCGATGGAGTTCTTCGCCCCGGCTCGGCGTCTCTACGCCCGCCACGGTTTCGTCCGCTGCCCGCCGTTCGCGGACTACCCCGACGACCCGAACAGCGTGCACATGAGACTGGACCTGCCCCCGGAGTGA
- a CDS encoding recombinase family protein, whose amino-acid sequence MAPEALQLWIQRDAGPESPGVGASGPAVRVVFLGRTSGDELQDPVGSMQRQLSVAMAALPESCVLVGHFYDVESGRIDLSERGRGVKSVEVPIPRDGGVLDLLARAESPDPGFDAVICEQIDRIARRVYFGTMIEHRLQAAGIALWAADENIRPGGRAEDALPSTVLTRRVKQSVAEWYALDMLSRARDGFETHTEQGYAVGKPPYGYRGETVSVSGKAIDATARGGHRGKGRDGVRTKTRLLVDPVEGEVVRRIFAWRVGERVSYQGIADRLNLDLVTNRPPTPPDPDRAVGAWTAASVREVLVQPKHTGYMVWNKQATKTRGGAWNPLQDWVWSSRPTHEPLIELQTWIAAQEVAARRFGSRSAAGKNSRHPQTVRSYRLRSYLFCQLCGRRMYGKSRRERSYYVCAPKRGQHIPDGHPASLWVAEQTLLDAINGFLADHVFGTYRAELLGVAAGEIAAAATADHTRQVEAAQKAIADVDRRRGALVRALEVTDAIDPELIADIGRRRQELGAERIQLAEHSKHCARSRPNSRARHCSTCCPSAAGSWTSSPRRWPGACSRRCAWRHTSTRSAEPCGCGSP is encoded by the coding sequence GTGGCGCCGGAGGCGTTGCAGCTGTGGATTCAGCGCGACGCGGGCCCAGAGTCACCCGGTGTCGGGGCCTCGGGCCCGGCCGTCCGGGTGGTGTTCCTGGGCCGGACCTCGGGGGACGAGCTGCAGGACCCGGTCGGGTCGATGCAAAGGCAACTGAGCGTCGCGATGGCGGCGTTGCCGGAGTCGTGTGTGTTGGTTGGCCATTTCTACGATGTGGAGTCGGGCCGGATCGACTTGTCCGAGCGGGGCCGCGGGGTGAAAAGCGTCGAGGTTCCGATCCCGCGCGACGGCGGGGTGCTGGATCTGCTGGCTCGCGCCGAGTCGCCGGATCCAGGGTTCGACGCGGTGATCTGCGAGCAGATCGATCGTATCGCTCGCCGGGTGTATTTCGGGACGATGATCGAACATCGCCTCCAGGCGGCCGGGATCGCCCTGTGGGCGGCGGATGAGAACATCCGCCCGGGCGGTCGGGCGGAGGATGCGCTGCCGTCGACGGTGCTCACGCGGCGGGTGAAGCAGTCGGTGGCCGAGTGGTACGCCCTGGACATGCTCTCGCGGGCCCGGGACGGGTTCGAGACCCACACCGAGCAGGGCTACGCGGTCGGGAAGCCTCCCTACGGATATCGGGGAGAGACGGTGAGCGTGAGCGGGAAGGCCATCGACGCCACGGCCCGCGGCGGGCACCGAGGGAAGGGCCGCGACGGCGTCCGCACCAAGACTCGTCTACTGGTGGACCCGGTGGAGGGCGAGGTGGTGCGCAGGATCTTCGCCTGGCGGGTGGGCGAGCGAGTGTCGTATCAGGGGATCGCCGACCGGCTGAACCTCGACCTGGTGACCAACCGGCCGCCAACTCCTCCGGACCCGGACCGTGCGGTCGGAGCGTGGACGGCGGCCTCGGTGCGCGAGGTCCTCGTGCAGCCCAAGCACACCGGATACATGGTGTGGAACAAGCAGGCCACGAAGACTCGGGGCGGGGCGTGGAACCCGCTGCAAGACTGGGTGTGGTCGAGCCGGCCGACGCACGAGCCGTTGATCGAGTTACAGACCTGGATCGCCGCCCAGGAGGTCGCGGCGCGCCGCTTCGGGTCCCGCTCGGCGGCAGGGAAGAACTCCCGCCACCCCCAGACCGTACGGTCCTACCGGCTGCGCTCGTACCTGTTCTGCCAGCTCTGCGGGCGGCGGATGTATGGCAAGTCGCGGCGGGAGCGTTCCTACTACGTGTGCGCGCCCAAGCGGGGCCAGCACATCCCCGACGGGCACCCGGCGAGCCTCTGGGTCGCCGAACAGACGTTGCTCGATGCGATCAACGGGTTCCTCGCCGACCACGTGTTCGGCACCTACCGCGCCGAGCTGTTGGGCGTCGCGGCCGGAGAGATCGCCGCCGCGGCCACGGCCGACCACACTCGGCAGGTCGAGGCGGCACAGAAGGCCATAGCCGACGTCGATCGCCGTCGCGGGGCGCTCGTGCGGGCCTTGGAAGTGACCGACGCCATCGACCCGGAGTTGATCGCCGATATCGGACGTCGCCGCCAGGAACTCGGCGCCGAACGCATCCAGCTCGCCGAGCACTCGAAGCACTGCGCACGGTCCAGGCCCAACAGCCGAGCCCGGCACTGCTCGACCTGCTGCCCGTCGGCCGCTGGGAGCTGGACCAGCTCCCCGAGACGCTGGCCCGGCGCCTGTTCGAGGCGCTGCGCCTGGAGGCACACGTCGACAAGATCAGCCGAACCGTGCGGGTGCGGATCACCCTGA
- a CDS encoding recombinase family protein — translation MVQDHYAELAARSRATIARRVEAGQLPLTIPFGYRRTGSGPVLDGYGPITAWGAYDPGAEPETEATRLGRAGRAPASTWALDAHTAWVIAVIFAWASCGVSPKSIAARLRTSWPLRPTPVTATGRALPWTATHVRAVLLDPSYLGHSVWGRSRPRESWTVSSAITHPPLISPSTAADAVTVARHRADLGADAPGWGR, via the coding sequence GTGGTCCAGGACCACTATGCCGAACTCGCCGCCCGATCCCGCGCCACGATCGCGCGTCGCGTCGAAGCCGGGCAACTCCCGCTCACGATCCCCTTCGGCTACCGGCGCACCGGGTCGGGCCCGGTCCTCGACGGCTACGGCCCGATCACCGCGTGGGGTGCCTACGACCCCGGCGCCGAGCCGGAGACCGAGGCGACCCGGCTCGGTCGCGCCGGGCGGGCCCCAGCGTCGACGTGGGCGCTTGACGCGCACACCGCGTGGGTGATCGCGGTGATCTTCGCTTGGGCGAGCTGTGGTGTGTCCCCGAAGTCCATCGCCGCGCGGCTCCGGACCTCGTGGCCGCTGCGCCCGACCCCGGTCACCGCGACCGGCCGCGCTCTGCCCTGGACCGCCACCCACGTGCGCGCCGTCCTGCTCGATCCCTCCTACCTCGGCCACTCGGTGTGGGGCCGAAGCCGCCCGCGGGAGTCCTGGACGGTCTCGTCCGCGATCACGCATCCGCCGCTGATCAGCCCGAGCACGGCCGCCGACGCGGTCACCGTGGCGCGGCATCGCGCCGACCTGGGTGCCGACGCGCCCGGGTGGGGTCGGTGA
- a CDS encoding IS256 family transposase — protein MVAEAKARGLALTGPDGLLKLFTKNVLETALNEEMTEHLGHDKNRADPGRESTNVRNGSRSKTVLSDAAGDVEIDVPRDRASTFEPQIVKKRQRRLTDVDEVVLSLYAKGMTTGEVSAHFADIYGASVSKETVSRITDKVVAEMNDWVGRPLDSVYAAVFIDAVHVKVRDGQVANRPVYAAIGVTVDGCKDVLGLWMGVGSEGAKFWMSVLVDLKNRGVRDVLFLVCDGLKGLPEVVANVWPQTIVQTCVVHLIRNTFRLVGRQDWDAVKRDIKPIYAAPNPNAALIAMDELDEKWGRKYAAMIRLWRNAWEEFVPFLDYDVEIRRVICSTNAIESLNARYRRAVRARGHFPTEQAAMKCLYLVTRSLDPTGTGRTRWTMRWKPVINAFAITFGDRWPGAETS, from the coding sequence ATGGTGGCCGAGGCGAAGGCGCGCGGGCTGGCGTTGACCGGCCCGGACGGCCTGTTGAAGCTCTTTACCAAGAATGTTCTGGAAACGGCGCTGAACGAGGAGATGACCGAGCACCTCGGGCACGACAAGAACCGGGCCGACCCCGGCCGGGAATCCACCAACGTGCGGAACGGGTCCCGCTCGAAGACGGTTCTCTCGGATGCCGCGGGTGACGTGGAGATCGACGTTCCGAGAGACAGGGCCAGCACTTTCGAGCCGCAGATCGTGAAGAAGCGTCAGCGGCGCCTCACAGATGTCGACGAGGTCGTACTGTCGCTGTATGCGAAAGGGATGACGACCGGGGAGGTTTCCGCACATTTCGCTGACATCTATGGGGCGTCAGTATCGAAGGAGACGGTCTCGCGGATCACCGACAAGGTCGTCGCCGAGATGAATGACTGGGTTGGTCGGCCGTTGGATTCGGTGTACGCCGCGGTGTTCATCGACGCTGTCCACGTCAAGGTCCGGGACGGGCAGGTCGCCAACCGGCCGGTCTACGCAGCCATCGGCGTCACCGTGGACGGCTGCAAGGACGTGCTGGGGCTGTGGATGGGCGTCGGCAGTGAGGGCGCGAAGTTCTGGATGAGCGTGCTGGTCGACCTGAAGAACCGCGGCGTGCGTGACGTGCTGTTCCTGGTCTGCGACGGCCTCAAAGGACTCCCGGAGGTCGTGGCCAACGTGTGGCCGCAAACCATTGTCCAAACCTGCGTCGTGCACCTGATCCGAAACACTTTCCGGCTGGTGGGTCGACAGGACTGGGACGCGGTGAAGCGCGACATCAAACCAATCTATGCCGCGCCCAACCCGAATGCAGCACTTATCGCTATGGATGAGCTCGACGAGAAATGGGGCCGTAAGTACGCGGCGATGATCCGGCTATGGCGCAACGCGTGGGAAGAGTTCGTGCCGTTCTTGGACTACGACGTCGAGATTCGAAGGGTGATCTGCTCTACGAATGCGATCGAATCGCTTAACGCCCGCTACCGGCGCGCGGTGCGGGCGCGTGGTCATTTCCCCACTGAGCAGGCTGCGATGAAATGCTTGTATCTTGTGACTCGCAGCCTGGACCCGACCGGGACGGGCCGCACGAGGTGGACGATGCGTTGGAAGCCCGTGATCAACGCGTTCGCCATCACGTTCGGTGACCGCTGGCCGGGAGCCGAGACCTCCTGA
- a CDS encoding glycosyltransferase family 4 protein, with translation MRILFTISNGDFGGKHRYMHQVMRAFADEGHAVSALVMNDDGIFLEQLAADKTIKTITANGSTRQGVLASLHTHGPFDIICTSGRTDSAVLKGAIEGLERRPLIIAFRHSAFPLDAAAYAFYEDSDLIVATSRQVAETEFSDLKNHRIMVLESGVDPGLKDAVTILGESAARKTLGIPTDAFVFLFAGRFDWTKGLDRAIKALADLSIPSTEACLVLVGHGPLRTELSQLAEEYGVSQQVHFRDLVLDIQPYLAAADCAVLPSVAGETGPLFLKEAMAAGLPVITSDIGGIPDFVRDGFDGFLIDKTRSLAESMIALIDDTALAETLGRNGQRGIIANHSWKQRLDGFLDSIENLYCRLRPTDAAAEYIWAHDVRMREENHGGFVFSPRTSELAEFDKPTYSALTQARSSDSLVGLPRALGDVKESEQLLSLLQHMKAVERRPAYEPSS, from the coding sequence ATGCGCATACTCTTCACAATCAGTAACGGCGACTTCGGAGGTAAACATCGCTATATGCATCAAGTCATGCGCGCGTTCGCTGACGAAGGCCATGCAGTAAGCGCGTTGGTGATGAATGATGACGGAATCTTTTTAGAGCAACTTGCGGCGGATAAGACAATTAAGACCATCACGGCGAACGGATCTACCCGACAAGGAGTTCTTGCCAGTCTTCACACGCATGGCCCATTTGATATCATCTGCACTAGCGGGCGCACCGACTCCGCAGTTCTGAAAGGCGCAATAGAGGGTCTAGAGCGACGCCCACTCATAATTGCATTTCGGCACAGCGCTTTTCCACTCGACGCCGCCGCGTATGCGTTCTACGAGGACAGCGATCTCATCGTCGCTACATCTCGTCAGGTCGCCGAAACGGAGTTCTCAGATCTTAAAAACCATCGAATCATGGTTCTAGAGAGCGGAGTCGACCCGGGCCTAAAAGACGCGGTTACAATCCTTGGAGAGAGCGCGGCGCGCAAGACATTGGGCATCCCAACTGACGCATTCGTCTTTCTCTTTGCCGGCCGGTTCGACTGGACCAAGGGCCTAGACCGGGCGATTAAAGCACTAGCCGATCTGAGCATTCCCAGCACCGAAGCGTGCCTCGTTCTGGTGGGTCACGGACCACTCCGGACTGAGCTTTCGCAGCTAGCTGAAGAATACGGGGTTTCACAGCAAGTTCACTTTCGAGACCTCGTTCTCGATATACAGCCATACCTCGCGGCAGCAGACTGTGCCGTACTCCCAAGCGTCGCGGGTGAGACTGGACCGCTGTTCCTCAAGGAAGCAATGGCAGCCGGACTTCCTGTCATCACAAGCGACATCGGCGGTATCCCCGACTTCGTCCGAGACGGTTTCGATGGCTTCCTCATCGACAAGACACGGAGTCTCGCCGAATCCATGATCGCCCTGATCGATGATACTGCTCTGGCGGAAACGCTCGGCCGCAACGGCCAGCGCGGAATTATCGCCAACCACTCGTGGAAGCAAAGATTGGACGGATTCCTTGACAGCATCGAAAACCTCTACTGTCGCCTTCGCCCGACCGACGCTGCAGCAGAATACATCTGGGCACACGACGTACGTATGAGGGAAGAGAACCACGGCGGATTTGTCTTTTCGCCACGAACCTCGGAGCTGGCTGAGTTCGATAAACCAACATACTCCGCTCTTACACAAGCGCGTTCGAGCGACAGCCTCGTGGGCCTGCCGAGGGCACTCGGCGATGTCAAAGAATCCGAGCAGTTGCTCAGTCTTCTTCAACACATGAAGGCAGTCGAACGGCGGCCAGCTTACGAGCCATCATCATGA